CACCGTGACTTGTTGTCACTGTCACCTGCAGTCACCCACGATGCGCTCACTGAATCTGTTCTTAggtgacaaatcgcgttcatttTTGTATGCCGGCTGTGTGACAATAGGTCACCACTGAGCGGACTCCCATTGTAATGTGCAGGGCGAGTGACAGTCACGTTACTTCGGCATTGCCCGTTGCTGTAACTATTTGTCACCGTATTAtcacgtcaccataatgagcgcactcagtatagttttcattgcacttgactaagtgataaaaagtcacggtgacgaaaagttgcaatcagcggcTAGCCTTAATCCTGTTCCGTTCACTCTGTGCAATTAAATATAATACTAACTAGCTTGGCTAGGTAACAATGCTAGCGTTATTGAATTAATAACAATCTATTAGCATGGAAGAGAAGTTTGTTATTATGCATGGCCATTTGTTAGGCATTTCTTTTCAAACTCCTCTCTTTGTCTATAAAGTTCCGTGACCAAGCCTTTGATGAATGGGTGGTCGAATTTCCCTTCAGTAGCAGTAAAGAACTCTTCCAGTTTCTTCGGCGTATTTTCACGCTTCTCATATTCGAAGGCTTGCAATATCATGTCGTAGCGGTCTAAGTCTTTAGCAAATTTAGCCTCTGGTGATGTCTGGTTCTCATATTCCTGTAATTTCAATATGGTTTGTGATTacttattttgtatgaaaatatggTCATCCACCCATAGacaaaaacaattgtttctctACACAGGACACATGCTACATAAGAAATATTCCATAATTTTGACTAAAAAATCCAGCAATGAGCTTTCGCCTATAGCCTAAAATAATGTTCCAAAGCCTCACAGCTTTTACTTTAAGAAATGAACATATCACAGTTTTACTGTGTCACTGTTCACTCATGTCATATGCATGCATGAGCAGTGGTTTGATTTAATAAGGTTTACGTAACGCTATCATAATTACAGTTATCAGTATACAGTCATTGCACTTTTGAAAGGGGCAGATAACCTATGCAGTATATTATCAGTAATCTAATGATAATTCCATGTCTAAAGAAATTGCTGATATATTCAATGCACTTtgaattagaatttatttaattaattaaagaaaactatattattatttagtttctaATATCTACAAGCATAATTCCTAGTTGCCTGCCTTCTGgtgtatattaaaaatattggagTCAGTTTTCAGTCTTACTGGATAAAACAGAGTACCTGTTTAGTATTTAACATGAAGCCATTGCTTCTGATCTCCTCAATTATTCTGGGGCTACCCAATAAACTTTAGtatgacatttttttaaagaaaactcaTGTCTATGTTGTCAGTAATCTTGGGCCCAAATTAACTGTACTTAGATAAAGTATTACTCACTTTGTACAAATCATACATTCTGTCACCAGCGATGCCAGTGAGTTCTGCAATCTTCTGCATAGCCTCGTCCTCGCGCCGGTGCTTCTCCTCTGGTGATACACCACAGTGCGGTGTGAGATCTCCAACAATGCACTCCGCTAGGTCATGGACAAGAGCTGAAAGTACACACAAAATAGGGTTAATTAGAATGCCTTGAATGAGAATGTGAAGAATAAATAATCTGTGActacaagtaaatatttaaatagttatttaatcCATCATAACAAACAATGATTTTTGTTCTAGGATGTTCAACATCACCAATAGTCTACCAAAATGAACATAACATGGAATTAAAGGTACGAAAAAAGAATCGACCTGCTGAATGTGTATTGGGAATATTTACCTATTTGCAAACACCTGAATCTATCAAGATTGGTAGGGTTGTTTTCGTCTGTGAGCAAGAAGGTCATTAGACCCATGCGGTACATATGGCCAGCAATAGACTCGCACTCATTTATGTCACAAATCACCCACCCAGTTCTCTTCACATgctgaaaattaatttaaattatattaataacataGTTTTGTTCCACTTTATAGCAGTTGCAGTTATAACAGTATCCGCTCAAGAgtatgatttaaaaaatgttgaaataattttatttcgtcACAAGGAAACGCGTCCGAACATAATgatcaaacaatatttaaatatgcaGAAAAATCTATTGGAACAGTGCTTTTAAGAATATTATTAGCGAGAATTCTTATTTATTAGAGCACATTACCTTCAAACGACCGACTAGTTCCAAaaattctaagatttttgtgttttcaaggGCCAGTGCCATTGTgcgtttttgtttgtacaataAACTTTAATCCTAACTGTATTACTACGACTGCAACTGTGGCGCTTAGTTACACAGGATTATTAGATTTCCTTAGTAACACACACTCCGTAAGAAACGCTcaaatattaattgattttacGTGGATACACAGTACAACCT
Above is a window of Helicoverpa zea isolate HzStark_Cry1AcR chromosome 1, ilHelZeax1.1, whole genome shotgun sequence DNA encoding:
- the LOC124629919 gene encoding 5'-deoxynucleotidase HDDC2, giving the protein MALALENTKILEFLELVGRLKHVKRTGWVICDINECESIAGHMYRMGLMTFLLTDENNPTNLDRFRCLQIALVHDLAECIVGDLTPHCGVSPEEKHRREDEAMQKIAELTGIAGDRMYDLYKEYENQTSPEAKFAKDLDRYDMILQAFEYEKRENTPKKLEEFFTATEGKFDHPFIKGLVTELYRQREEFEKKCLTNGHA